One window of Triticum dicoccoides isolate Atlit2015 ecotype Zavitan chromosome 5A, WEW_v2.0, whole genome shotgun sequence genomic DNA carries:
- the LOC119301507 gene encoding U-box domain-containing protein 33-like: MADAGGAGRSGEEEDGEEERGGGAAAAEVQVYCAVGKEAGKEWRANLRWVLANFPRSRHRLVLAHVHRPPHRINMMGAWVPVSQLAEHEVAAYSKLEEERATNALDVLIDICASQRVHARKVIVSGDDAARGLVQLVDDHGVAELVMGAAADRGYTRKLRAPKSKKAVTVQRKANPSCRIWFVCKGNLICTREVSEGLNIGEPSTASTSPRSVASDYSRSKSSPPRLTLHGDGDGELLGMHHDSPDPMMAASLPRTPSRDDSDNAMDFGHEGAAEGASSAVVQSLQDVEEDPPTPSHDGSEEAGDMEDALYEKLKDAIMEAGSLRHEAYEETRRRQKADRDLADASMMTRDAESSYHGEARRRKEMEESLARERAAMEQETRELDAILAKIREVDDRSAEFELQITDSGRVMSELDVRMSESCSVLDALRRERRGEGPAADEESMPAVDDGDQSVSFLRLGLSELEEATDRFDESAVIGGARAGSRGRVYRGSLRGMSVAVKMICPDVAVDEPRFGRAVDAIARARHPNIVALVGACPGARAVVHELVPGGSLEDRLGGEAPPLPWHARCGIAYRTCSALAYLHSTATVHGDVRPLNILLEDGRCSSSKLAGLGMTGLLVPPHLPSGVALAYVEPRYLVTGDLTPQCDVHALGVVLLRLVTGMPAFAAKKAAQKAADGSTPWHEVVDASAGGWPMERATEVALLGLKCCDAVETGGPRRPAELLDEALSVLEAATDATPGRTWSSLSASTAFHSGGAPSYFLCPILKEVMRDPQIAGDGFTYEAEAMKEWLGSGHDTSPMTNLKLPTDELMPNHALRAAIQEWRHTRPSTFHRYQ; the protein is encoded by the exons ATGGCGGATGCAGGCGGCGCTGGTCGCAGCGGCGAGGAAGAAGACGGGGAGGAGGAGCGCGGAGGGGGAGCGGCCGCGGCGGAGGTGCAAGTGTACTGCGCGGTGGGGAAGGAGGCCGGGAAGGAATGGAGGGCGAACCTGCGGTGGGTGCTGGCCAACTTCCCCCGGAGCCGCCACCGCCTCGTCCTCGCCCACGTCCACCGCCCGCCGCACCGCATCAACATGA TGGGGGCGTGGGTCCCAGTGAGCCAACTTGCGGAGCACGAGGTGGCCGCGTACAGCAagctggaggaggagagggccaccAACGCCCTCGACGTCCTCATCGACATCTGCGCAAGTCAACGG GTCCACGCGCGCAAGGTCATCGTGTCCGGGGACGACGCCGCGAGGGGCCTGGTCCAGCTCGTCGACGACCATGGCGTTGCCGAGCTCGTCATGGGCGCCGCCGCTGACCGGGGATACACCAG GAAGTTGCGGGCGCCGAAGTCTAAGAAGGCAGTgacagtgcagcggaaggccaacccctCCTGCAGGATCTGGTTCGTCTGCAAAGGAAACCTCATCTGCACTAG GGAGGTCAGCGAGGGGCTGAACATAGGAGAGCCATCCACGGCTAGCACCAGTCCCAGATCGGTCGCTTCCGACTACTCGAGATCCAAGTCGTCGCCGCCACGCCTGACGCTccacggcgacggtgacggcgagcTGTTGGGTATGCACCACGACTCGCCCGATCCGATGATGGCGGCGTCGCTCCCACGGACTCCGAGCAGGGACGACAGCGACAATGCCATGGATTTCGGACATGAGGGAGCTGCTGAAGGTGCGTCGTCGGCTGTCGTGCAGTCACTGCAAGATGTGGAAGAAGACCCGCCGACGCCTTCGCACGATGGTTCG GAGGAGGCTGGTGACATGGAAGATGCTTTGTACGAGAAGCTAAAAGACGCGATTATGGAGGCCGGGAGCCTCAGGCACGAGGCGTACGAAGAGACTCGACGGCGGCAGAAGGCCGACCGGGATCTGGCCGATGCGTCCATGATG ACGAGGGACGCGGAGAGCTCCTACCATGGCGAGGCGAGACGCCGGAAGGAGATGGAGGAGAGTCTGGCGAGGGAGCGCGCGGCCATGGAGCAGGAAACGCGGGAGCTCGACGCCATTCTCGCGAAGATACGGGAGGTTGATGACCGGAGCGCCGAGTTCGAGCTCCAGATCACCGACTCAGGGCGAGTGATGAGCGAGCTCGATGTCAGGATGTCGGAGTCGTGCTCCGTACTCGACGCGCTCAGGCGGGAGCGCCGAGGAGAAGGGCCTGCGGCTGACGAAGAATCCATGcctgcggtggacgatggtgatcaAAGTGTGAGTTTCTTGCGGCTTGGTTTGTCGGAGCTGGAGGAGGCGACCGATCGTTTCGACGAGTCTGCCGTGATAGGAGGCGCCCGTgccggcagccgcggccgcgtgtACAGAGGGAGCCTCCGCGGCATGAGCGTCGCCGTCAAGATGATCTGCCCCGACGTCGCCGTCGACGAGCCGCGGTTCGGTCGTGCAGTGGACGCCATCGCTAGGGCGAGGCACCCAAACATCGTCGCGCTCGTCGGCGCGTGCCCGGGGGCGCGCGCCGTGGTGCACGAGCTCGTGCCGGGCGGGAGCTTGGAGGACCGTCTTGGAGGAGAGGCGCCGCCACTGCCGTGGCACGCACGGTGCGGCATCGCGTACCGAACCTGCTCCGCCCTGGCCTACCTCCACTCGACGGCAACAGTGCATGGCGACGTCCGGCCACTGAATATACTCCTGGAGGACGGGCGGTGCTCCTCCAGCAAGCTCGCCGGCCTCGGCATGACTGGTCTGTTGGTGCCTCCACACCTCCCCAGCGGCGTGGCGCTGGCGTACGTGGAGCCGCGGTACCTGGTGACGGGGGACCTGACCCCGCAGTGCGACGTGCATGCGCTGGGCGTGGTCCTCCTCCGCCTGGTCACGGGCATGCCGGCGTTCGCGGCGAAGAAGGCGGCGCAGAAGGCCGCCGACGGGAGCACGCCCTGGCACGAGGTGGTGGACGCGAGTGCCGGAGGGTGGCCGATGGAGCGCGCCACGGAGGTCGCGCTCCTCGGGCTGAAATGCTGCGACGCGGTCGAAACCGGAGGACCACGCCGCCCGGCCGAGCTTCTGGATGAGGCGCTGAGCGTGCTGGAGGCCGCGACGGACGCCACGCCTGGGAGGACGTGGTCGTCGCTCTCGGCGTCGACGGCGTTCCACAGCGGCGGCGCTCCGTCCTACTTCCTCTGCCCGATACTCAAG GAGGTGATGAGGGATCCGCAGATCGCCGGCGACGGGTTCACCTACGAGGCGGAGGCGATGAAGGAGTGGCTCGGGAGCGGACACGACACGTCGCCGATGACCAACCTCAAGCTTCCCACCGACGAGCTCATGCCCAACCACGCACTCCGCGCCGCCATACAAGAGTGGCGACACACGAGGCCTAGCACCTTCCATCGGTACCAATGA